CGGCTTTTTGAGATTAGCATCACATCGCTGTGTAGCAACCCTTTGTACCGACCATTGTAGCACGTGTGTAGCCCTGGCCGTAAGGGCCATGATGACTTGACGTCGTCCCCGCCTTCCTCCAGTTTGTCACTGGCAGTATCCTTAAAGTTCCCGACATTACTCGCTGGCAAATAAGGAAAAGGGTTGCGCTCGTTGCGGGACTTAACCCAACATCTCACGACACGAGCTGACGACAGCCATGCAGCACCTGTATGTAAGTTCCCGAAGGCACCAATCCATCTCTGGAAAGTTCTTACTATGTCAAGGCCAGGTAAGGTTCTTCGCGTTGCATCGAATTAAACCACATGCTCCACCGCTTGTGCGGGCCCCCGTCAATTCATTTGAGTTTTAGTCTTGCGACCGTACTCCCCAGGCGGTCTACTTATCGCGTTAGCTGCGCCACTAAAGCCTCAAAGGCCCCAACGGCTAGTAGACATCGTTTACGGCATGGACTACCAGGGTATCTAATCCTGTTTGCTCCCCATGCTTTCGCACCTCAGCGTCAGTGTTAGGCCAGATGGCTGCCTTCGCCATCGGTATTCCTCCAGATCTCTACGCATTTCACCGCTACACCTGGAATTCTACCATCCTCTCCCACACTCTAGCTAACCAGTATCGAATGCAATTCCCAAGTTAAGCTCGGGGATTTCACATTTGACTTAATTAGCCGCCTACGCGCGCTTTACGCCCAGTAAATCCGATTAACGCTTGCACCCTCTGTATTACCGCGGCTGCTGGCACAGAGTTAGCCGGTGCTTATTCTGCGAGTAACGTCCACTATCTCTAGGTATTAACTAAAGTAGCCTCCTCCTCGCTTAAAGTGCTTTACAACCATAAGGCCTTCTTCACACACGCGGCATGGCTGGATCAGGGTTCCCCCCATTGTCCAATATTCCCCACTGCTGCCTCCCGTAGGAGTCTGGGCCGTGTCTCAGTCCCAGTGTGGCGGATCATCCTCTCAGACCCGCTACAGATCGTCGCCTTGGTAGGCCTTTACCCCACCAACTAGCTAATCCGACTTAGGCTCATCTATTAGCGCAAGGTCCGAAGATCCCCTGCTTTCTCCCGTAGGACGTATGCGGTATTAGCATCCCTTTCGAGATGTTGTCCCCCACTAATAGGCAGATTCCTAAGCATTACTCACCCGTCCGCCGCTAGGTTAGGTAGCAAGCTACCCTTCCCCGCTCGACTTGCATGTGTTAAGCCTGCCGCCAGCGTTCAATCTGAGCCATGATCAAACTCTTCAGTTAAAATCATTTTGCACCTTATTTAAAGACAAGGTGCCAATTCTGGCTCATCAATTACTGACTTAAATTCGCTCAAATAAACTTCGAGTAATTTAAACCAATCAATCAATGAAAATTATTTCGATTAATCAATCAGTAAAAATCCACACAAGTTGTTCTTCAATTCTCTTAATGATCTTCTTCCTGGTTCGTCACCAGCAAGCTAGGTCGGCTATATTACTCTTAATCTCTTAAAAGTCAACAGGTAATTTCGATATTTTTTAAAACTTATTTTCTAAACCTTCTCATCATCAAATTCATCACTTAACGCAACCAACTCAATCACAAGTAACTGTTTTTCAACAAGTTTCTATCTGCATCACCGCCGATGGATGTGCATTATAGACCATTAATTTCCACTTGCAACCCCTTTTTCACCACCTTTGTATCAAGTGGGCGTTTTTCACCCAAAAATGGTAAAAATATTCATTTTTTATATAAACATGGTTGTAAAAGCAGCAATTTATCGAGAATTTTTTCATTCTGATTCTTTTCTTGCCATCTTAAGGGTCGACAATCGATATATTCACAGTATCCACCTTCCCCTTGAAGACACTGATCATTCAAACTTAACTGATATCGAAAACTTCCTGTATATCCAGCAGCTAATCCAAATTTGTAATCACCACGACTTTCAGCATAAAGTTCAAAAATGACTTTTCCATTTTTTTTACATTGCCAAGAAAACTCTCTAGGTAAATACATTTCCCTTCCGTACGGTGTTTCAACCTTTGGATAAACTCGGTGGATATGAAAGTTGACATCTTCAGTAAAAGTTAAGGGTTCTTTGCCCACTTCTTGAATATCTAAGCGTGAACATAGAATGATATTCCATTGATTTCTTATTTGAGAGAGTGTGACTTGAGTCGTTTCATTAAGATTAATGATTTGATAAGTATAAAAACATAAAGACAAGAACGGTAAATGTAAGGCTCTAGCATGTTTGAACCGGCCCAATCCATTTACTTCATATTTTTGCCCTTTGTATAAGATCTCTCCTTCACACTGACATAAAACAGACCAATAGTCAGATATGCCCCATTGCAATGCAGATGAGTTTGAAATATTTGAAGGAGTTTGGATAATTAAGTCACAACTCGTTTCAGCATCGGTTCGTTGAAGGTGTATTTGGGGGATTTGCCATTCAATAAGATCCGTTTTATCAAATTGGTAGCGACTAGGGTCAAGCTGACACTGTCTTCGAATAGAATATATTTTTAAGTGCTCTACACTGTGCAGGCTATTACTGACAAGTACGGTTGCAGTATCAATTGCAGAAGTAAGTATACTATTTGCGTTATAGCAAAGCGGAATTCTAGGCTGTCCAATCAGACTAATATAATTAAAATAACGAAGTGGAGCAGGTAAGTTTGGAAGGATTAAACCTTGATAAACAACTTTAAAAAAGCCTCTAGAAGGTTGATACACAACTCCCTCATTTGAGGTGAGGCTCAGTTGCTGCAATTGATTTATCTGACTCATCAACTTTGGCATACCGAACCTCATCTAATTTATGTTTTGATAGTCTCGTTATTTTTTTTAGCTAAAAGTGTGGTAACAAAACCTGATAGAGCATAGATGATTGAAACAACCAAAATACCCATTGGGATATTATAAGTGATTGCTGCAAAAATCAGTACTACTGGCAACATAACTACAAAAGGAACACGTTTGCGGTCCATTTGCTTAAATGAATAATATTTAATATTGGAAATCATAAGTAGTCCAACCACTACCATAATTACCGAATTAATGACTTGAATTGCAATATCACGTAAATCGAAAATGAATGGGTAATCACGTGCAACCCATACAAGTGAAATAATGATAATTGCAGCTAGCGGACTTGCGATACCAATAAAATAGCGCTTATCAACCACTCCAATTTGCACATTAAAACGTGCTAAACGAAAAGCTGCACAAGCTGTATAAACAAAACAGCAAGCCAAACCAATACGGCCTAAGTCATGTAGACTCCAGCTATACATTAGCATTGCAGGAGCTACACCAAATGCTAATAGATCTGATAAAGAGTCATATTGTTCACCAAAAGCACTTTGAGCTCCAATGGCTCTGGCAACACGTCCGTCTAGCCCATCAAATAATGCTGCAAGAAAAATGGCATAAATCGCTTGTGTAAATTCGCCATTCATACTTGCAATAATGGAATAGAAACCAGACAACAAAGCGGCTGTCGTGATTAAGTTAGGCCAAAGATAAATGCCTCGACGTTTCACTTTTTGTCCTTCCGGATTATCTTCTTCTTCAACCACTTCGAACGTAATCCCATCAAATGAATGTTCATTATGAGTTAAATCTTGCTCTGGTTTAGGCGCATTTGTCATTATTTTCTATTCCAAACATGTGCATTGATTTAAGTTAACTGTTACTCACCGACCAACCAGCGAACAGCAGCATGTCCACCTGTTTCTTGCATACGTAAATGCGGGAATAACCACTGTAAAGCTTGGTCAGCTTGTTCAGAGAACTGCCAAGGTGGGTTAATGACTAATAAACCACAACCATTCAAACCTACAGGTGTGTCATCTGGCCATACACAAATTTCACAAACGAGTTGACGGCGAATTCCAGTTTTAAACATTTTCTTTTCAAAACGTTCAATCATTGCACGGTCTTTAATTGGATACCAAACTGCAAAAACACCTGTTGGCCATTTCTTATGAGCTTGCTGTAACAGTTCAACTAATTGTGGAAAATCCTTACGTTCTAATTCGTAAGGTGGGTCAATCATAACCAAACCACGCTTCTCTTTTGGCGGGATTACGCCAAGTAAGCCTTCATAGGCATCACGCTCATGCAAACCTGCACGTTTATCATGAATGTTATGGCGTAATTGCTGAAATACATCACGTTGCATTTCAAATATAGTCGCCTTGTCGATTTCACGCATACCCTTTAAAGCGAACCAAGGTGAACCTGGATAGCTTCCCTTACCTTCTTGAGAGCGTAGTTCTTCTACAAGTTTTAGGTATTGCTGGATTGCTTCAGGCGCTTGACGCTTTTCCATTTCAGAAAGCTGTACAAGACGATGAATACCCGTTAGGAATTCTCCTGACTTTTGTGCAGGTGCTTGAGATAGATCATATTTTCCTGCCCCTCCATGCGTATCGATATAACGATAAGGTTTATCTTTAGCATTTAAACGGTTGAGAAGCTGTAGCAAAAGCACATGCTTCATAACATCTGCAAAGTTGCCCGCATGGAAATGGTGACGGTAATTCATGTTGACTTTAATTCCTCAATTCAACAAATAGTTTAACATGAAAAAAATATTCTTTCGTAAGGTTGTGATCATCTAAAATAAGGCTGCTTGATTTTCTTACGATCGATATGAGGTTATATGTGCTCTCAACCGCTTCCTGACTGTTGGAATCTGGACCAGATTCTAGACGATTTAAATACACATGGTTTTTCAATTGTGAACCAAGCATACTCTAGTGAATATCATGCTCAAGTTGCCAAAGAGTGTAATCATCATGTTGATGAGTTTCGAGAAGCTGGTATCCAAAATGGTGTTGTGAGTACTATTCGAAGCGACCATATTTTATGGATTAATGAATCACTTCCCACTGCACAACAACATGTAGAAACCCTAACTTCATTTTGCCAACATCTAAATCAAGCTTTCTTTTTAGGAATTAAAGAGGTTGAAGCACATTTTGCTTGTTATAACGCAGGTGAGTTTTACGCATTGCACAGAGATAATCCTCAGCAAAAAAATGATCGTATTATGTCTACTGTTTATTATTTACATCCTGAATGGCAAGATGATTGGGGTGGGCAACTACGTTTACAGGATAAGAATGATATCTGGCATATTATTACGCCTGAACCTAATCGCTTAGTGATATTCCAAAGTAATTTGCTTCATGAAGTTTTAGTTTCTAAACAGCAACGACTTTCAATTACGGCATGGCTTCGTAGTGGAAACTCGATTTGGGTTTAGACGAACACTCTTTAAATTTTTTAAATGAACCCGATATAAGAGCTATTGATTAAACAGGGCGAAGGCGTATGTCTACTGAAACAAAAACGATTGTGACCAGAATTGGGGAAACAGACCAACTCTATTTAACTGAGAATACGCCAGAACTTGCTTTGGAACGTGCGGACTTACGCATGCAGCTCGCTACATTAAGCCGTGTTCGTCAGGAACAAATCCACTTTTTGCAAGAGGCCATTGTTTTACTTGAACAAGCTCGCATGGAATATGACGAAATGCCACTGAGCTTGTACTTGAATTTATCATTGCATTTAGCCAAAGCTTATATGATTTATTTTGAGTTAAATAAAGAAAAACGCTTTGCGCTCATTGCACAGCAAATTTTAAAACCATTATCACATCATGAGCATGGTGATATCTATTTCTTCTTGGCTTATGCTTCGGCAGCGCAAGAAAAGCCTGCCCTTACGCGACACTGGCTTACAAAATATGTATCAACCACCCAATGTGATCTTGAGTTGCTTCATGCACATCCTGTATTTAGTCCAGTACGTCATGAACCTTGGTATAAAAACTTAATAAAGTTAAAAACCCATTAATCTATTTATTTAAAAGGCCTGTTCTATATAACAGGCCTTTTTATTTGTTATTTCTTCACACTATCTTCATGCAACTGTTCATTCAGTTCATCAATCACTACGATCCACTCGTCATCTTTTTCCCAATGGCTTTTTAAGAAATCACTTTGACCCTTTGACCAGAAAGATGCTTCATGTAACTTTTGCTCAGCGGGTAACTGATGTGTTTTGATAAAGTTCTCAATACTCGCTTCATCAGCATCTAAACCCAATTGCTCAAATAAAAGTTCTAATGTTGGTTGCTGTTCAAACATTGTTATTCTCCCATAGCTTCTTATTCAATAATCTAACAACAATAGATGTTAGTTACATAACTATGTCTATATTTTCTTGTTGTTTTTTGTGTGCTCTTATTAAATTTTAAATATAAAAAAGCACCCTACAAGAGAGTGCTTTCTAATTCATCAAAATGATAAATTATTTTACCATGTCAGCAATTGCTGCACGTTCTTCTTCAAGCTCATTTAGAGTGAAGTTGATACGCTCACGGCTGAATTCATCGATTTCTAAACCTTGAACGATTTTGTATTCACCGTTTTCAGTTGTTACAGGGAAACCGAACATAACGCCTTCAGGAATACCATAAGAACCATCAGATGGAATACCCATAGTTACCCACTTGCCGTTTGTACCAAGCGCCCAATCACGCATATGGTCGATTGCAGCATTCGCAGCAGAAGCAGCAGAAGACAAACCACGTGCTTCGATAATCGCAGCACCACGTTTACCAACAGTTGGAAGGAACACATCTTTGTTCCAAGCAGCATCGTTGATCTTGTCTTTTAAGCTTTCGCCATTTGCAGTTGCAAAACGGTAGTCAGCATACATTGTTGGAGAGTGGTTACCCCAAACTGTTAATTTTTCGATATCAGAAACTGCAACACCAGCTTTTTGAGCAACTTGAGTCAACGCACGGTTGTGGTCAAGACGTAACATAGCTGTGAAGTTTTTCGCAGGAAGGTCTGGAGCAGATTTCATTGCGATGTAAGCGTTAGTGTTTGCAGGGTTACCTACAACCAATACTTTAACGTTACGGCTAGCAACTTCGTTTAATGCTTGACCTTGGCCAATGAAGATTTCGCCGTTAACTTTTAACAAGTCAGCACGTTCCATACCAGGACCACGTGGACGAGAACCTACTAACAATGCATAGTCAGCATCTTTAAATGCAACTTTAGGATCATCAGTCCCGATCATGCCAGCCAATAAAGGGAAAGCACAGTCATCAAGTTCCATCATTACGCCTTTAAGCGCTTGTTGTGCTTTTTCAACTGGAACTTCAAGCAATTGTAAAATAACTGGTTGATCTTTACCTAGCATTTCACCGCTTGCGATACGGAATAATAAGCTGTAACCAATTTGACCTGCAGCGCCAGTCACGGCAACACGAACGGGTTGCTTCATGTAATTGTCTCCAATGAGTGTCCTTAATCGGGCTAAATAGCGATTCTATCTAACCAAATCATCATAAACGGCAAAGATTGTACTCTAAAGAAGTTGCAGATGCATGTAAAAGCGGCTCATTTTCACCAAAAGTCTGATAGAAAATACAAATTAATCTTTACAAATACATTCAATGTATGGTGAGCATTTTTTTATGAAATGGTAACTACTCTTAATAGCTACCTTTAATTGTAATTTCGCTTGGACAATTAGAAACAACGTGATTTGAACATTGCTTATATTGGCCATTTACCGTGTAACAGACTTTAACTTCTGTTAATACCACATCAGAACGCGATAGCTGGCAAGTAAAACGGATGCCATTTGGAGGCAAACTCGGATTAAGCTTTGTAAATTGTTGACGTAATGTAGTTTGTTGCATTTCCACATTACTAGAGCTTGTTAAATTAGCAGGTATTTTCAAACGCTCGGCAAAGTTAATAATAGTACGAAAATATTGACTCGCATTCATCGGAACACAGCCACCCACACTTTTCCAAAGCTGCACACGAGCATTATTGTCTGGCATAACACGAGCGACAACCTTCGCTTGTAATGGTGACAAGGTGGCAGAACTCTCTGTTGAACAGTCAGTTCGGGTGGTTTCTGGCATTAAGCCCGTAATAGTAAGCGAGTATCCTTCAAGACATTTACGCTGCTTCTGTTTAGAAGGATCTAGCGAACAGACAGCAGGCGTCATTTGTACATGCATGACATAACCTTGCACGTTAACAGATTCCGCATGTAAAACAGAACTCATCAATCCTACACCTGCACAGATGAGCCACCATGCAAGTTGTGATATTGATCGAAGTCCTAAATATCTATATTTCATTTAATTAAAACTTGGTTATGCCAATTAAAAGAATGTTCCATCATTCATCATCTTGTTAAGGTGATGACCGCATTGGAATGACTTTCATACGCTGTATTAGTGACTGAGCACCTTGACCTAATACCACTCCATAATGTGTCGCGTTCGTCATGACGTGCTTGACATAATCTCTTGTTTCAAGCAATGGAATGGTTTCCGTATATTGGTCAGCCTCAATCGGTTGGTAATCGGGTTGCCAACGTCTTGCACGATTCGGGCCAGCATTATAACCTGCTGTTGCCAAAACAGGGTTATTGCTTAACTGTCCTTGAATCATTGATAAATAGAAGGTCCCATAACGAATATTAGTATTCATTTCACTTAATGCAGCCGGATTATATGTCTCCCCCATCTGGCGAGCAATCAACTTTGCGGTATCTGGCATAATTTGCATAAGACCACCCGCTCCGACATGAGAACGTGCCGAGGTAACAAAACGACTTTCTTGACGCATTAAACCATAAGCCCAAGCAGGATCAATTCCTGCATTGTAACTATGACTTACGACATTGGTCTTATGGGGGGTCACATAACGATAAGTATCATTATGTTTATTTGTTGTACGATCCGCTGCGTAAATCGCACGGTCATACCACCCCATATCATGAGCACGTTTTGCCGCAGCGAGTAGCAAACCATCATCATGTTGCAAATATGCCTGACGAACTGCCCAATTCCACTCACGATTAGTATAAGTTGGATTGGCATTAATACGTCGTAACGTGAATGCACGGTTAAAGTGAATATTTTGATCTAAACGGCGTAAATCACTTGCCGATGGCTCATCACTATAAGGTTGATGGTTATAGCGCACGCCTAAGCGGTCTTTTGCAAGAAGGTTGTGATAATCATCGCCACTTTCAGCTAATTTTTTATAAATACGCTGAGCGGTATTTTTTGAACTGTTATCACCACGTTGTTCAGTTGCACGTGCTAACCAATATTGCCAGCGATCTTCTTGTTTTTGTGAAACTGACATACTATCAATTGCACGAATTAAACTTTCCCATGCGCTAAAACGGATTGCTTGTCGTGCATAAATTTCAGCTTCTTCAGGACTTAATGGATAGCCATAACTTGCATCAAAGTATTGAAGAACCTCTCGGTTAAAGTTGTTTTTCATCACCGTGGTGCCACCAATATAGGCTACGGTTCTATAGAGATATTTTTGTACACTCTCGGGAGTCCCTTGAGCTACTCGCTGGACATTAGCAAATGCATTTCCCAAATCATTATTTGCTAAACGACCTAAAGCAAAAATCAAATAAGCATAATCAGCCTCATTGGTTTTTGGAGCTGTCCATAAATAATTAAGCGGATTCGCCTGAATCTGGTTTAGCTGAGCCAAAGAAAGGTTTATACCTAAACTTTGTGCCGTTGCAAGTGCCTGTCCAGATAAGCCAGAACGTAATTGCACCCATAAGCGTTGCTGCTTATCTTGAGCAGTCATTAACGGACTAGAAATCATCATACGGCCCAGACCAACACATGAGTCTGGCTGAGATTCGGTTGCTAACCATACATCTTTATATTCAGCAAATACTAAAGCATCACCACTTTTAGCTCGCACCTGTGCCAAAGCACAATTTTCAGCTTGGTCAGGATTAGAGACATAAGATAGAAGCGGTTGTGCAGATACAAAGTCAGCTTGTTTAACTTTTTCTTCTACATAATCTGCTGCAAGCTTCTCTGCCATTGCAGACTGAGGATAGCGCTGCGCAAAACTTACAATAGATGTTGGTGATTGAAAACCTAAATTACTGTTAAGTTTCCAATATTCAGGATAATAGCCCAATACATCATTTTGCATTGCAGCCTGATATTGATCTAACAAGGCTGTATTACCGCTATTTGCGGCATTTAATGCATCGTTAAATTGTTCTTCAGCTGCATAAGACAATGAACAACCAAGTAAACACACAGCTCCCACCCAGCTACGATGTGCGTATTTATTTTTCATCATATAACTCTTGTTTGATGAGCTCTTTTTACCTGGTCTCATAAATGTACTAAACTCTGACTATCCACCTTTAGGCATAGTTTAATTATTCTTCGTGCTTTCTTTTGTTGTGTTATGTAACTCTCTGATTCAACATCATTAAAATTTATGTCATTTATCTCCATAAATCATGTGCAGCTTATGGCAGTTTAATGTTATCTGTTCGGCTCAAATACTGGTATAATAATTGGTTTGACCCGTTTTGGGTCATTTTATTATTTAACCAGATCGATCTGTTAGGAGCCTGCATGACGGTTCAAACCTTCATTCCCAATGGTGCCAAAGCTGCCTCAGAAAACACTGTTACCCAGCCAACGCACACCACTGACGTTTCAATAAAGAAACTTTATATTGAAACTCAAGGGTGTCAGATGAATGAGTATGACAGTCACCGTATGGCCGACCTTTTAGGGGATTCTCACGGCTACGTTTTAACAACCAATCCTAATGAAGCAGATATTCTGCTGATGAATACTTGTTCTATTCGTGAAAAAGCGCAAGAAAAAGTATTTAGTGAGTTAGGCCGCTGGCGCAAACTAAAAGAGCAAAATCCTGATCTTGTAATTGGTGTAGGTGGTTGTGTTGCCTCTCAAGAAGGTGACAACATTCAAAAACGTGCGCCGTATGTCGACATGATTTTCGGTCCACAAACCTTGCACCGTTTACCACAAATGCTTGATCAGCATCACGCACAAGTGGAAAAACCGAAAAAAGAAAAAATTAAGCTCGTTGATATTTCATTCCCTGATATTGAAAAGTTCGACTTTCTACCTGAACCACGCGTAGAAGGTTTTAAAGCATTCGTTTCTATTATGGAAGGCTGCTCTAAATACTGTTCTTTCTGTGTAGTTCCATATACTCGTGGTGAAGAGGTTTCTCGTCCACTTGATGATGTACTTGCAGAAATCGCAGGTCTTGCTGAAAAAGGTGTTCGTGAAATTAGCTTACTTGGTCAAAATGTAAACGGATATCGTGGTGAAACATTCGAAGGTGGCATTTGTACCTTCCCTGAATTGTTACGACTCGTTGCAGAAATTCCGGGTATTGGCCGTTTACGCTATACAACTTCACACCCGCTTGAGTTCTCTGATGAGCTAATTCAGTGTTATGAAGATTTACCTCAAATGGTTTCACACTTACATTTGCCTGTACAAAGTGGATCTAACGATGTACTTAAAGCAATGAAGCGAAATCACACCATTGATGTGTATATCGACAAAATTGCCAAGTTACGTAAAATTCGTCCTGACATGCATTTGTCGAGCGATTTTATTATTGGTTTCCCGGGTGAAACTGATGAAAACTTCGCAGAAACTTTGCAATTTATCAAAGATTTAGATTTCGACCATTCTTATAGTTTTGTTTATTCAAAACGTCCTGGTACACCAGCATCTGACTTACCAGATACAACACCAGAACAAGTTAAAAAAGAACGTTTAGCTCAAGTTCAACAAGTCATTAAGCAATCTAGTATTGAAAAAACTGATGCAATGCTTGGCAAAATTGAACGTGTGCTTATTGAAAAAGTGTCTGATCAAGACCCAAATATTTTAGTAGGTACAGCAGACAATACCCGTTTAGTGACTTTTGTGGGTGATGCTTCTTGGATTGGACGTTTTGCAGAGATCGAGATTACTGAAATTAAAACTTTAAATTTAGTTTACGGTGAACTCTTGAATCTTGAGCCTGACGTGGCGTAATGTAGAGGTATTCTAAAGTCTACTGAAAGGTTTTCTCTTGACTGCAGCGATTCGACGTACCGTAACATTTCCTGAAATTTCAATGGAACGTTTAAAGAGCATCTTGGGTGCCTATAATGGGCACCTTAAGCAAATTGAACAGCGTTTAGATGTCAAAATTACTCATCGTGGAGATGTTTTTCACATCGATGGTGAGATAGATGCTGTTGGGAGAGCCGAAGCATTATTGCAACGACTCTTCGAAGAGTCTGAGGTGTCGCAGGAAATCAGTGCTGACCTGTTGCATCTCTTGATTCAATCTTCACAAACTGAACGCAACTTCGAGTTGGTTGGTGAAGAAATGGATGAGCATGATGCGCCAATGGATGTTTATTTTCAGACGCGAAAAGGCCGTATTAATCCACGCGGTGCCAATCAAAAACGCTATGTACAACGTATTTTACAAAGCGATATTTCTTTTGGTGTCGGTCCTGCGGGTACAGGTAAAACTTATTTAGCAGTTGCCGCCGCAGTAGATATGCTAGAACGCAATGAAATCCAGCGAATTTTACTTGTCCGACCTGCTGTAGAAGCAGGAGAAAAGCTCGGTTTCTTACCGGGTGATTTGACCCAGAAAATCGACCCTTATTTACGTCCTCTTTACGATGCCCTTTACGAAATGCTGGGCTTTGAAAAAGTTGCCAAGTTAATCGAACGTCAAGTGATTGAAGTTGCGCCTCTTGCTTATATGCGTGGTCGTACTCTTAACCATTCATTTGTCATTTTAGATGAAGCTCAAAACACGACACCTGAACAAATGAAAATGTTCTTGACCCGTTTAGGTTTTGGCTCTCGTGCAGTGATTACAGGTGACATTACCCAAGTAGATTTACCTCGAGGCCAACAATCCGGTTTGGCACACGCGCTTCGTGTACTTGAGAACATTAAAGAAATTCATATTACCCGTTTCCATTCCCGCGACGTTGTACGCCATCAACTTGTTCAAAAAATTGTTGAAGCGTATGAAGGTTGGGATGGTGAACAACAGCGTCTTAATGCTGAAGCACGTGCTGAACGTAAAGCACGTCAAGAGGCATTAGTTGCTGAAAACGATACAGCAGCAGACTT
This window of the Acinetobacter sp. XH1741 genome carries:
- the pssA gene encoding CDP-diacylglycerol--serine O-phosphatidyltransferase: MTNAPKPEQDLTHNEHSFDGITFEVVEEEDNPEGQKVKRRGIYLWPNLITTAALLSGFYSIIASMNGEFTQAIYAIFLAALFDGLDGRVARAIGAQSAFGEQYDSLSDLLAFGVAPAMLMYSWSLHDLGRIGLACCFVYTACAAFRLARFNVQIGVVDKRYFIGIASPLAAIIIISLVWVARDYPFIFDLRDIAIQVINSVIMVVVGLLMISNIKYYSFKQMDRKRVPFVVMLPVVLIFAAITYNIPMGILVVSIIYALSGFVTTLLAKKNNETIKT
- a CDS encoding 23S rRNA (adenine(2030)-N(6))-methyltransferase RlmJ, whose product is MNYRHHFHAGNFADVMKHVLLLQLLNRLNAKDKPYRYIDTHGGAGKYDLSQAPAQKSGEFLTGIHRLVQLSEMEKRQAPEAIQQYLKLVEELRSQEGKGSYPGSPWFALKGMREIDKATIFEMQRDVFQQLRHNIHDKRAGLHERDAYEGLLGVIPPKEKRGLVMIDPPYELERKDFPQLVELLQQAHKKWPTGVFAVWYPIKDRAMIERFEKKMFKTGIRRQLVCEICVWPDDTPVGLNGCGLLVINPPWQFSEQADQALQWLFPHLRMQETGGHAAVRWLVGE
- a CDS encoding 2OG-Fe(II) oxygenase, which translates into the protein MCSQPLPDCWNLDQILDDLNTHGFSIVNQAYSSEYHAQVAKECNHHVDEFREAGIQNGVVSTIRSDHILWINESLPTAQQHVETLTSFCQHLNQAFFLGIKEVEAHFACYNAGEFYALHRDNPQQKNDRIMSTVYYLHPEWQDDWGGQLRLQDKNDIWHIITPEPNRLVIFQSNLLHEVLVSKQQRLSITAWLRSGNSIWV
- a CDS encoding DUF2789 family protein, with product MFEQQPTLELLFEQLGLDADEASIENFIKTHQLPAEQKLHEASFWSKGQSDFLKSHWEKDDEWIVVIDELNEQLHEDSVKK
- a CDS encoding malate dehydrogenase, which produces MKQPVRVAVTGAAGQIGYSLLFRIASGEMLGKDQPVILQLLEVPVEKAQQALKGVMMELDDCAFPLLAGMIGTDDPKVAFKDADYALLVGSRPRGPGMERADLLKVNGEIFIGQGQALNEVASRNVKVLVVGNPANTNAYIAMKSAPDLPAKNFTAMLRLDHNRALTQVAQKAGVAVSDIEKLTVWGNHSPTMYADYRFATANGESLKDKINDAAWNKDVFLPTVGKRGAAIIEARGLSSAASAANAAIDHMRDWALGTNGKWVTMGIPSDGSYGIPEGVMFGFPVTTENGEYKIVQGLEIDEFSRERINFTLNELEEERAAIADMVK
- a CDS encoding ribonuclease I, which encodes MKYRYLGLRSISQLAWWLICAGVGLMSSVLHAESVNVQGYVMHVQMTPAVCSLDPSKQKQRKCLEGYSLTITGLMPETTRTDCSTESSATLSPLQAKVVARVMPDNNARVQLWKSVGGCVPMNASQYFRTIINFAERLKIPANLTSSSNVEMQQTTLRQQFTKLNPSLPPNGIRFTCQLSRSDVVLTEVKVCYTVNGQYKQCSNHVVSNCPSEITIKGSY
- a CDS encoding transglycosylase SLT domain-containing protein, with protein sequence MKNKYAHRSWVGAVCLLGCSLSYAAEEQFNDALNAANSGNTALLDQYQAAMQNDVLGYYPEYWKLNSNLGFQSPTSIVSFAQRYPQSAMAEKLAADYVEEKVKQADFVSAQPLLSYVSNPDQAENCALAQVRAKSGDALVFAEYKDVWLATESQPDSCVGLGRMMISSPLMTAQDKQQRLWVQLRSGLSGQALATAQSLGINLSLAQLNQIQANPLNYLWTAPKTNEADYAYLIFALGRLANNDLGNAFANVQRVAQGTPESVQKYLYRTVAYIGGTTVMKNNFNREVLQYFDASYGYPLSPEEAEIYARQAIRFSAWESLIRAIDSMSVSQKQEDRWQYWLARATEQRGDNSSKNTAQRIYKKLAESGDDYHNLLAKDRLGVRYNHQPYSDEPSASDLRRLDQNIHFNRAFTLRRINANPTYTNREWNWAVRQAYLQHDDGLLLAAAKRAHDMGWYDRAIYAADRTTNKHNDTYRYVTPHKTNVVSHSYNAGIDPAWAYGLMRQESRFVTSARSHVGAGGLMQIMPDTAKLIARQMGETYNPAALSEMNTNIRYGTFYLSMIQGQLSNNPVLATAGYNAGPNRARRWQPDYQPIEADQYTETIPLLETRDYVKHVMTNATHYGVVLGQGAQSLIQRMKVIPMRSSP
- the miaB gene encoding tRNA (N6-isopentenyl adenosine(37)-C2)-methylthiotransferase MiaB → MTVQTFIPNGAKAASENTVTQPTHTTDVSIKKLYIETQGCQMNEYDSHRMADLLGDSHGYVLTTNPNEADILLMNTCSIREKAQEKVFSELGRWRKLKEQNPDLVIGVGGCVASQEGDNIQKRAPYVDMIFGPQTLHRLPQMLDQHHAQVEKPKKEKIKLVDISFPDIEKFDFLPEPRVEGFKAFVSIMEGCSKYCSFCVVPYTRGEEVSRPLDDVLAEIAGLAEKGVREISLLGQNVNGYRGETFEGGICTFPELLRLVAEIPGIGRLRYTTSHPLEFSDELIQCYEDLPQMVSHLHLPVQSGSNDVLKAMKRNHTIDVYIDKIAKLRKIRPDMHLSSDFIIGFPGETDENFAETLQFIKDLDFDHSYSFVYSKRPGTPASDLPDTTPEQVKKERLAQVQQVIKQSSIEKTDAMLGKIERVLIEKVSDQDPNILVGTADNTRLVTFVGDASWIGRFAEIEITEIKTLNLVYGELLNLEPDVA